One stretch of Lucilia cuprina isolate Lc7/37 chromosome 6, ASM2204524v1, whole genome shotgun sequence DNA includes these proteins:
- the LOC111678012 gene encoding solute carrier family 2, facilitated glucose transporter member 1-like isoform X1, translating into MAEQNELQILNKTDVSSTQPEGHSNKNQQDIASARWTKLLVFAGYASTLGSAVPAGYCIGVMNSPAVFMRHWCNETLIQRYDVYLSTASIDLLWSAIVSIFLIGGAIGSLTGAGLANRFGRKGCILICGVLFFVGAICFFFCRSLSSVEILLLGRFIVGIASGLTTACLPMYLSEIAPLALRGTLGVFCAVGFTAGVVVGQIFSLRAVFGTESNWHIALSFYVILVILCYLPFFLYPESPKWLYVVKEDREEAQALLMRLRGTVKAEILSRELEVMEAEANLVGQVSSFIAVLKDPKLLMPLIIVCVYQGGQQLSGINAIFYYSVSIFCRAGMTAQAAEWANLGAGSLNLATSLLGPMLMAKINRRPLMLMSSLVCSFFLLSFALMLNFIDSVSWFAQGCIACIFLYIFFFQFGVGPIPFFIGSELFEVSPRPVAMSLGSLSSWSCNFIIGMTFPSLQNAWGSFVFLPFSITCFIMFLLTKFYLPETRGRDPSTVAPLISNGFKSKIM; encoded by the exons ATGGCTGAACAAAAcgaattacaaattttaaataaaacggaTGTTTCTAGCACTCAACCTGAAGGTCATAGTAATAAGAATCAACAGGATATCGCAAGTGCAAGG TGGACAAAGTTATTAGTATTTGCCGGATATGCCTCTACATTGGGATCAGCGGTACCGGCTGGCTATTGTATAGGAGTAATGAATAGCCCAGCAGTG TTTATGCGCCATTGGTGTAATGAAACATTAATACAAAGATATGATGTGTATTTGTCTACAGCATCCATTGATTTACTATGGTCAGCTATAGtttccatatttttaatagGAGGAGCTATAGGTTCATTGACTGGTGCTGGTTTGGCTAATAGGTTTGGCAG GAAAGGCTGTATACTTATATgtggagttttattttttgttggagcaatatgttttttcttttgccgTTCCTTAAGCTCAGTGGAGATTTTACTTTTGGGTCGTTTTATTGTGGGCATTGCTTCCGGTTTAACTACGGCCTGTTTGCCTATGTATCTTAGTGAAATTGCCCCCTTGGCCTTACGCGGCACATTGGGGGTATTTTGTGCTGTGGGTTTTACGGCTGGCGTTGTCGTTGGCCAAATATTTAGCTTACGTGCTGTGTTTGGCACTGAGTCTAATTGGCATATAGCCTTAAGTTTTTATGTAATACTagttattttatgttatttaccCTTTTTCTTATATCCGGAAAGTCCAAAGTGGTTGTATGTTGTCAAAGAAGACCGTGAGGAGGCTCAAGCGCTATTAATGCGTCTAAGGGGCACTGTTAAAGCAGAGATTTTGTCCCGAGAACTGGAAGTCATGGAAGCAGAAGCTAATTTAGTGGGCCAAGTTAGTAGCTTTATAGCTGTTCTAAAGGATCCTAAGCTTTTAATGCCGCTAATTATTGTCTGTGTGTATCAAGGAGGCCAACAATTGTCAGGAATTAATGCG ataTTTTATTACTCCGTCTCAATATTTTGTAGAGCTGGAATGACAGCACAAGCCGCTGAATGGGCCAATCTAGGAGCTGGTTCATTAAATTTGGCAACATCTCTACTGGGGCCCATGCTTATGGCTAAAATTAATCGTAGACCTCTTATGCTAATGTCTTCATTGGTGTGTTCCTTTTTCCTATTAAGCTTTGCTTTAATGCTTAATTTTATT GATAGTGTTAGTTGGTTCGCTCAAGGTTGCATAGCTTGCATCtttctatatatattcttttttcaATTTGGCGTGGGTCCTATACCATTTTTCATAGGCTCAG AACTGTTTGAAGTATCTCCTAGGCCGGTGGCCATGTCTTTAGGCAGTTTATCTTCGTGgagttgtaattttattattggcATGACTTTTCCTAGTTTACAAAATGCTTGGGGTTCATTTGTGTTCCTGCCATTTTCGAtaacatgttttataatgtttttattaactaaattttatttacccGAAACAAGAGGACGTGATCCGTCTACAGTTGCTCCACTAATTTCAAACGGTTTTAAATCGAAAATTATGTAA
- the LOC111678012 gene encoding solute carrier family 2, facilitated glucose transporter member 1-like isoform X2, giving the protein MNSPAVFMRHWCNETLIQRYDVYLSTASIDLLWSAIVSIFLIGGAIGSLTGAGLANRFGRKGCILICGVLFFVGAICFFFCRSLSSVEILLLGRFIVGIASGLTTACLPMYLSEIAPLALRGTLGVFCAVGFTAGVVVGQIFSLRAVFGTESNWHIALSFYVILVILCYLPFFLYPESPKWLYVVKEDREEAQALLMRLRGTVKAEILSRELEVMEAEANLVGQVSSFIAVLKDPKLLMPLIIVCVYQGGQQLSGINAIFYYSVSIFCRAGMTAQAAEWANLGAGSLNLATSLLGPMLMAKINRRPLMLMSSLVCSFFLLSFALMLNFIDSVSWFAQGCIACIFLYIFFFQFGVGPIPFFIGSELFEVSPRPVAMSLGSLSSWSCNFIIGMTFPSLQNAWGSFVFLPFSITCFIMFLLTKFYLPETRGRDPSTVAPLISNGFKSKIM; this is encoded by the exons ATGAATAGCCCAGCAGTG TTTATGCGCCATTGGTGTAATGAAACATTAATACAAAGATATGATGTGTATTTGTCTACAGCATCCATTGATTTACTATGGTCAGCTATAGtttccatatttttaatagGAGGAGCTATAGGTTCATTGACTGGTGCTGGTTTGGCTAATAGGTTTGGCAG GAAAGGCTGTATACTTATATgtggagttttattttttgttggagcaatatgttttttcttttgccgTTCCTTAAGCTCAGTGGAGATTTTACTTTTGGGTCGTTTTATTGTGGGCATTGCTTCCGGTTTAACTACGGCCTGTTTGCCTATGTATCTTAGTGAAATTGCCCCCTTGGCCTTACGCGGCACATTGGGGGTATTTTGTGCTGTGGGTTTTACGGCTGGCGTTGTCGTTGGCCAAATATTTAGCTTACGTGCTGTGTTTGGCACTGAGTCTAATTGGCATATAGCCTTAAGTTTTTATGTAATACTagttattttatgttatttaccCTTTTTCTTATATCCGGAAAGTCCAAAGTGGTTGTATGTTGTCAAAGAAGACCGTGAGGAGGCTCAAGCGCTATTAATGCGTCTAAGGGGCACTGTTAAAGCAGAGATTTTGTCCCGAGAACTGGAAGTCATGGAAGCAGAAGCTAATTTAGTGGGCCAAGTTAGTAGCTTTATAGCTGTTCTAAAGGATCCTAAGCTTTTAATGCCGCTAATTATTGTCTGTGTGTATCAAGGAGGCCAACAATTGTCAGGAATTAATGCG ataTTTTATTACTCCGTCTCAATATTTTGTAGAGCTGGAATGACAGCACAAGCCGCTGAATGGGCCAATCTAGGAGCTGGTTCATTAAATTTGGCAACATCTCTACTGGGGCCCATGCTTATGGCTAAAATTAATCGTAGACCTCTTATGCTAATGTCTTCATTGGTGTGTTCCTTTTTCCTATTAAGCTTTGCTTTAATGCTTAATTTTATT GATAGTGTTAGTTGGTTCGCTCAAGGTTGCATAGCTTGCATCtttctatatatattcttttttcaATTTGGCGTGGGTCCTATACCATTTTTCATAGGCTCAG AACTGTTTGAAGTATCTCCTAGGCCGGTGGCCATGTCTTTAGGCAGTTTATCTTCGTGgagttgtaattttattattggcATGACTTTTCCTAGTTTACAAAATGCTTGGGGTTCATTTGTGTTCCTGCCATTTTCGAtaacatgttttataatgtttttattaactaaattttatttacccGAAACAAGAGGACGTGATCCGTCTACAGTTGCTCCACTAATTTCAAACGGTTTTAAATCGAAAATTATGTAA
- the LOC111678020 gene encoding phosphatidylinositol 5-phosphate 4-kinase type-2 beta, translating to MDKKGSTSHPRILKKKHFRVKHQKVKLFRANEPILSVFMWGINHTINELSHVNIPVMLLPDDFRAYSKIKVDNHLFNKENMPSHFKVKEYCPLVFRNLRERFGVDDVDYRESLTRSQPVRIESSGKSAAQFYESYNSFFIIKSLTSEEIERMHAFLKQYHPYVVERHGNTLLPQYLGMYRITVESVQYYFVVMRNVFSSHLTIHKKFDLKGSTVDREASEKELEKHLPTYKDNDFMKQKVRIEIGEGAKAKLMDVLSNDVELLTKLHIMDYSLLVGIHDCVRAEEEALQTENCQSGGAGRSENSESEECDSGERWTYNTPPDSPRGAQYKEVVYEVDMYAIPSIEEKREIYFIAIIDVLTQYGVKKQAAKAAKTVKYGSNVDGISTCDPEQYAKRFLEFMDKAIE from the coding sequence ATGGATAAAAAGGGTTCAACTTCACATCCACGTATTCTGAAGAAGAAACATTTTCGGGTTAAGCATCAAAAGGTGAAACTTTTTCGTGCTAATGAACCAATACTCAGTGTATTTATGTGGGGCATAAATCATACAATTAATGAACTGAGTCATGTAAATATACCTGTGATGCTTTTGCCCGATGACTTTCGGGCGTATTCCAAAATAAAAGTCGATAATCATTTGTTCAATAAGGAGAACATGCCCTCACACTTTAAGGTTAAGGAATATTGTCCTTTAGTGTTCCGGAATCTGCGTGAGCGCTTCGGAGTCGATGATGTAGATTATCGTGAATCTCTAACCCGCTCGCAGCCAGTGCGCATTGAATCGTCTGGCAAGTCAGCAGCTCAGTTCTACGAAAGCTACAACAGCTTCTTCATTATAAAAAGTCTAACTTCCGAAGAGATTGAGCGAATGCATGCATTTCTTAAACAGTATCATCCATACGTCGTGGAACGTCATGGCAACACCCTGTTACCACAATATTTAGGCATGTACAGAATTACTGTAGAAAGCGTACAATATTACTTTGTGGTAATGCGTAACGTATTCAGTTCTCATTTGACCATACACAAAAAGTTCGATTTGAAGGGCAGCACTGTCGATCGCGAAGCGTCCGAAAAGGAATTGGAAAAGCATTTACCCACTTACAAGGACAATGACTTTATGAAACAAAAAGTACGCATTGAAATTGGGGAGGGGGCCAAGGCCAAACTAATGGATGTTTTAAGCAATGACGTTGAACTGCTCACAAAACTTCACATTATGGACTATTCGCTACTGGTGGGCATACACGATTGTGTACGAGCCGAGGAAGAAGCTTTACAGACTGAAAACTGTCAGAGTGGCGGTGCGGGTCGTAGCGAAAACAGCGAAAGTGAAGAATGCGATAGTGGCGAACGGTGGACTTATAATACACCTCCCGACTCGCCCAGAGGTGCCCAGTATAAGGAAGTTGTCTACGAGGTTGACATGTATGCCATTCCAAGTATTGAAGAAAAGCGAGAAATATATTTCATCGCAATAATCGATGTCCTCACTCAGTATGGTGTTAAGAAACAGGCTGCCAAAGCTGCCAAGACGGTCAAGTATGGCAGTAATGTTGATGGCATTTCAACCTGTGATCCAGAACAGTACGCCAAAAGATTTCTTGAATTCATGGATAAAGCCatagaataa